The window tccatctactaatagaaagccgAACCAAAAAAATAGACTGGAACCTTCCCTCCATACGAGCAGCACAACGTCTAATCCAAagatgccaagtaataatagacgGTAAAATCTCCACTATTATTCCCAGTTGAGAATTAGAAGATGCCCTTCGAAACCAAATTTGtaccgtctccctccaagtacgaccaataggaataccaaaaatagatccataaaaATTCCATAAGGCCGATGCAAACTCACCTGTAAGTAGcacatgatcttgatcttcataattaccttcatcacaacaatcacagcgagaaactatctggatcccaatgcgccgaagacgatcatcaacacttaatgccatgtaccacaccttccacattaaaaccgaaactttaagtggaagtaatttatgccacacccaaggatgccactccatactagatCCTTGAACTCGAATGTAATCCCAAGCGGATTTGGTCGAAAAATTCCCACTGTTattcttcatccagatcaagacatcagatcctcccttacacccagccaaagcctcaacAATATTCTCCACATTATCCTAACCAACCAACGtactcaaaaactccacatcccagctattggacaacttgcactctttaactttcaacatcggattacccactatctggaactcatcaattagaggacccccatctctccatttgtcatacaaaataaaatatttccatctctaactctccacttagcattattaaaaatactcggaatacttttgacaatcattttcaaaaccttgtaccttttctcatatcaataagacaccaactcgaagttcccacatattttcccttaaagaaactagcccacagggattctcctttcaaaagattccatGCAAACCTCATGTGCAAAGCTTTTTGAATATCCCCCAAATTCCGCAAACCAAGACCACCCacctctattggcttacaaatactctcccatgccacccacttttttttccttttaccattaatctctccccaaaaaaatgtgctcaacatttggtttaattctttaataatagattgaggaacctgcaatactgcaaatatatgtaaagccatactagacagcACATGACGAAGTAAAATTAAACGCCCACCCgctgataataatttcattttccaaccactgtttttattccagactttattaatcatctcctctagatgctcatgcttaagacgccctaatacaatcggaaccccaagatatttaaaaggaaacaaacctttagagaaccctgtcagccttttaagagctctctttcttactaacgaaattttaggagaataaaatatagccgtcttttctttactaagTTGCTGACCTgaccaattttcatatttttcaaaaaccaacaacagttCCTTTACCAATttctttcctccattcagaaaaataacaatatcatcagcgTACATAAGGTGAGAAATATGATGAGTACCTCtagcttgggaaaattttccaatctttttcccatcaaagctttgtttcaaaagtctagaaagcacttcttgaatgataataaataggtaaggcgaaaggggatccccttggcgcaaaccccacctcccttgaaagaaacctttcgtcGTACCATTAAACATCACAGAATACCACACATTCAAAATACAAGCACGAATAAGatcacaaaaggaagaaggaaagccaaaacaccTCAATACCTCAATCAAAAAATGccactccacccgatcatatgctttagctatatcaactttaatcattttattaccaCCATGTGTCGTCCTCTTCAGtgagtgaaccatttcctgggtaagactgatattctcaaaaatactccgcCCAGGTATAAACGCTCCTTGCTCtagagaaatcattttgggaagaAGACCTGTCAtacgattcacaataattttcgaacaaattttatagaaaactgaacaaaggctaattggcctaaatttatcaaaccccgaaggcacatctaccttcgggataagcacaataaaagaagccgaataaaatctcggaaggcgttttgatagaaaaaattctgaaatagctTCTAAAACCTCaactttaaccacctcccagcaactcataaaaaaacccgcgccaaaaccatctgggcccggggaactattaataggaatagTTGATAGAGCCTCTTTCACTTCAACCAACGAAGGGATCCCACAAAGCCGGACACAATCCTCTTCATTAATAACCGACGAAATTAAACTAGTTAAATCAGGCACCTCCCTAACCGGATTAGATCTTTGAAGAAActcagaaaaataattaacagcaccaagatgaatttcttccggagaattaaactccatcccATTCGAAGTTCTCAACTTATGAATTTTCCTATGCCTTTTATTAGATAAccaaacatgaaagaattttgtgttccTATCACCATCCATTCTCCACTTGATTTTAGCCATCTGCGCCAATCTAATATCCTCCCTTAGCCTTCAAGAAGACAACTCATTAGAACACCTCACTAACTCCCtttcaatatcatcatcccAATCTCTCTTCAACAAATTTTCCAGACTCTCAACCTTATCTTCAAGAATAGCAATCTGATTATTAGTTCTCCCAAATACCCTCTTGTTCCATTCACGTAACGCCACCTTAAGCTTTTTAAGTTTGCTAGCTAATTTAAAAAGCCCAGAACCTATGACCGATTCAGACCAAACATTTTgaacaaaatgcataaaatccgggtgctcaacccacatttgctgaaatcgaAATGGAGGGgggccataagagaaaggatcacttaaaaattctataaacataGGACAATGGTCCGACGTTGTCCTTGGAAGAAACAAACAATGAGCATTCGGGAATAGAGACAGAAAATTTGCATCAAGTAAAACTCGATCCAACTTTGCCCAAGCTCTA is drawn from Juglans regia cultivar Chandler chromosome 5, Walnut 2.0, whole genome shotgun sequence and contains these coding sequences:
- the LOC108985431 gene encoding uncharacterized protein LOC108985431, producing the protein MGVEPCLFAGDFNVIRSDVERCGGRPRNRVAIDEFNRWIHQGGLMEMNSQGGKFTWCNGQQGLSRAWAKLDRVLLDANFLSLFPNAHCLFLPRTTSDHCPMFIEFLSDPFSYGPPPFRFQQMWVEHPDFMHFVQNVWSESVIGSGLFKLASKLKKLKVALREWNKRVFGRTNNQIAILEDKVESLENLLKRDWDDDIERELVRCSNELSS